The sequence below is a genomic window from Gossypium hirsutum isolate 1008001.06 chromosome A11, Gossypium_hirsutum_v2.1, whole genome shotgun sequence.
GATTGAAATTTGGGCTGTGGAAAGTCCCTTCAAAACATTTTTGGTAAACCCAATTTAATATAGATTTATGAATCACTTTTTCCAGTTAAAGTAAACGGCAATGATAAAAGCAACAATATTCCTTTTTAATTACAGAACAGCAGAGTCAACGACCAAGTCAAGAAGACAGTCCCTATGTCATGTGTAGCAGATCATACATCTAGGACTTCTCTTCAACTCGAAATCCACAGAATATAGAAACTCATCATATCAGAGCTTGATAATGGGAAAACAATcttcctatatatatatttagaaaagtCACTTCAGTTATTTTATCATGTTTGGTGATAACAGCTTTGCAGCTAGGGATAACTTCGCTTGGATGAAGCTTACCTGTCCCCATTTCCTGTAACCTTTTTAGGAGATAAGGCATTATCAGGTATTAGTGGACCGCTCAAGAACTTTTTGTGCTCTGGAATGACTTGATGAAGTAACGAGCTACTTTGCCCGGAGTTCTCACCCTCGTTTCTACTAGCATCTTGCTCCATAGCTCTTGATGACTTTATAACAAATGGCTCACTTCCTGATTGGTTAACACCTTTCCGATTCGGACTGTTTACATCCTCATCATCTTCACCAATGTCAAAACAGCCTCTGAACCAATTAAATAGTTGCATGAATAAAAAAAGAAGCTAAATTACCAAAAACAATTCGACTGCCAACCTTTCTTTCTCCAAAATAGTAATTAGCTGAAGAGATGcgataaatgtttttaaaaaatagaaagaagaTACCATTAAAAACCACATAACTTAAAAGATGAAGGATTAAACTTGTGAGAACTTACTGCTTTctgcattaaaaaataaaacacctACAATTCACAATCTCTTTGAACATAACAAATGTGAATAATGATAGCATACTAAATATGTTATAACAATGAATTCTTTGCAATAGAAAGTCAAGCAAGCATAAAAATGTCATACTTGAGTGCTTGAAGAGGTTTAATGGGAAACGAAGCAAGGGAACTCTTCAGATCATGAAGATCATTAAGCCCATCCTGAAACAAGTTAAAGGAGGATATTAATCTTGAAGTACCAGCTTAATCGTTAGGTCTGAAAGTTCAATTACAGTGAAATAATTTGGGGTTACTGGTACCTCCTGGCTACTTGAAGCAATGGAATTACTAGCCATTTCAGAAGACATTCTCTCTGGTGATAATCCAACAACACCATTGCTGTTTCTTTGATTCCTGCTGCCATCTCGATCTTCTGCATTTGGCACATCATCATAATCATGAATCTGCAAGTAAAACAGTCAGCATTTCTGAtgagataaaaataatagagcaGGTCTTGGAGTACATCCACATAAATAATGTTACGCATCCAACCTAAAACCAACTGGCAAAAGATGGGAGGGGCACAACATAAGGATAGAACCATAGGAAGCCCAAGACTCAAGAGATGCAGGTTAACACCACTGAACAAATAATAAGTTGAGCTGGACAATTGAAACTACTTACAAGTGCAGCCTGACTTTTCAAGTCCTCCAGGTTGAAATTCCAGGCACTAATTCCTCTTATATACTCTTTCTGCAAGGTGAAAGGATTCATATTTAAAGTGATACCATGTAgtcataaattttttatataccaTGGTTATTCATTAGTGAAAGAAAACTAGCTACAATAGGAATTGATAGCAATTGGAttaatcaaaacacaacctaaaatTACTAGTAAGATTTGAAGGAAAGAACCTAGCACTACTTTTTGTTGAGAAATGTAAAAGAGCTACATTATTCACCTGTGATAATTGCTCCTTGTCCTCATAGAGAGCCTTGTTCTCTACAAGAAGATCAGCTTCTTTTGTCTGAGACATAAAAACCAGATCAGAGTGTCGCATTTATTCCCCATCTCAAACAGAGATCACAAATTCAATAAAAACAGTAAGCAAGAGACCTTTAGCACCCTAAACCGTTCACCTAATGAAGCAAAACCATCAAGAATGGTTCGAGCTAGATAATCATAAGAGCGTGCATTTTTAAAGAACTGGTGCTTCAAAAGCTTATCCGAAGTTGGACGTTTCTTTGGGTCTTTCACCAAGCAAGCAGCTACCATCTCCTTGAAAGACTAGAGAATAATAACACTATTAGAACGATGCTGTAGATACCATCAAGTGATACTAGACAGTAAGACAGAATAGAACAGCACAAACCTTTGAGAACCTCTTGTCCCTTTCATAATCTAGACCAGGAGGAGCATTTTGCAAGGTCATTAACAAAACCTGCGGCAAAAATGGGAGTAAACAATCAAACCAAGAACTAAAAATAAAGGCAACAGCAagataaatacaataataaactGATATAACTATCAGAAAACCAAGAGATTACTTTCATTGGTGGATACTTCGAAAATGGGGCATGGCCATGAGCAAGTTCGAGTGCTGTTATTCCAAAAGACCAGATGTCGGCTCTGTAAGCGGGAAAGAACAAGAAACATAATGATTCAAAAGGTATAAAAGCAAAAGaatgaaaggaaatgaaatgaaaagaaaagtaaaTATCTGTATCAGCGAGATAATCAACTCACTTGAAGTCATAACCATGCAATTGCTGCATAACTTCTGGAGCCATCCTGAGATAGAGCAACAATAAGGAGACACATTATGGTCATTATCAACTCTCAAAAATTGAATTTACATGATAGAAGTACCGATATAAAGTAAACACTGAGATGTTGGAAGGCCAAGGGAACAAATACCAGCAAGGAGTTCCAACAAAAGTATTTCTGGAACGCTGTCTGTCTCCAGCATCAAACATGCTTGCTGACACTCCAAAGTCTGCCAACTTGACAGAACCATCAGAATCAATTAAGATATTCCCAGCCTGCAAACATAAGTCATGAACGTAGATAAGAATAAAGACAAGAATCCCCAAAATGAGGGTAAAAAGAATTAGGACAAAATATCAGGCAGTAAGCTGTTGGCATATTGCCAAAGAAACAAGAAAAAGTCATGTTGAACTACTAGACTAAGAGAATATTAGCATAAAGTTTGTGTGCGGAACAAAGCTATATTTCCAGCATTTATCATATATAGTTAATTACATTATAAGAAGAACTATAAGTTTCTTCATGTGATTGTTACAAAATATAGCTGGAGCAATATCTTACAGATGAGACAGTCAATAACTAATCAGCTTGGCCCCTGAAAACAAACTAGTTgcataaataaacaagaaaacaCATGGCATACAAATAAAACAAGAAAGGGCAATTAAAAACCTTCACGTCTCTGTGAATGTGCCCATGGGCATGAAGATAAACAAGAGCTTTAAGGACTTCACGCAATAAAGTAGCAATAACAGGCTCTTCAAAACCTTCTGGATAAGCGGATTTCATTATATGCAAGCAGGATCCCCCAGCCATGTATGGCATCACAATCCAAAGGCTGTGACCAGTGGTGAACGAGCAAAGTGCCCATAGTAAATTTGGGTGATCAATCAAGCTCATGGTCTGTACCTCTCTTCGGATGCCATCCTGCATCATTCACAACTGTTGATGTGACGGAGTTGCTGGGACTCATAAGAGAAGGTACAAGTAAACATGACTTCTCAGCAACAAACTGTGAAAGATCATACTTACCAGATCACTATTGCACTTTTCCAAATCAAGAACCTTGATAGCAACAATCTCATTAAGTGGAATGCATAAAGCCCTGTACACAGTGGCACTGACACCTTCTCCAATTTCTTCATATAACTTGTAATCTTTTGGATTGACTGGATATCGTTTCTCCAAAGTATGCTCCATGGTTCCCTTTTACTGCATACTATTGCCACTCTCTTTACTTCTAGATGTTCCGATTAACAAAGGCACACTTTTAGCTAAA
It includes:
- the LOC107924299 gene encoding serine/threonine-protein kinase BLUS1 isoform X1, with protein sequence MEHTLEKRYPVNPKDYKLYEEIGEGVSATVYRALCIPLNEIVAIKVLDLEKCNSDLDGIRREVQTMSLIDHPNLLWALCSFTTGHSLWIVMPYMAGGSCLHIMKSAYPEGFEEPVIATLLREVLKALVYLHAHGHIHRDVKAGNILIDSDGSVKLADFGVSASMFDAGDRQRSRNTFVGTPCWMAPEVMQQLHGYDFKADIWSFGITALELAHGHAPFSKYPPMKVLLMTLQNAPPGLDYERDKRFSKSFKEMVAACLVKDPKKRPTSDKLLKHQFFKNARSYDYLARTILDGFASLGERFRVLKTKEADLLVENKALYEDKEQLSQKEYIRGISAWNFNLEDLKSQAALIHDYDDVPNAEDRDGSRNQRNSNGVVGLSPERMSSEMASNSIASSSQEDGLNDLHDLKSSLASFPIKPLQALKKQGCFDIGEDDEDVNSPNRKGVNQSGSEPFVIKSSRAMEQDASRNEGENSGQSSSLLHQVIPEHKKFLSGPLIPDNALSPKKVTGNGDRDFPQPKFQSEHNYSGPLLYRQKRETNSPSPEDASEGAVVRRGRFKVTSAELSPKGPTNCILNPVTGGSTNPASLNLSPSAVLPSLQCILQQNTIQGEEIVRLIKHLEQTSGKASKLFCCMTTRNYLMLNLPSLPCTGKLGDFTEVGINDLLQIVHSSPREKELQFRVLQLQQSIGNLVEELQRQKMKNAQLEKQLNALANNKE
- the LOC107924299 gene encoding serine/threonine-protein kinase 10 isoform X7, with product MFDAGDRQRSRNTFVGTPCWMAPEVMQQLHGYDFKADIWSFGITALELAHGHAPFSKYPPMKVLLMTLQNAPPGLDYERDKRFSKSFKEMVAACLVKDPKKRPTSDKLLKHQFFKNARSYDYLARTILDGFASLGERFRVLKTKEADLLVENKALYEDKEQLSQKEYIRGISAWNFNLEDLKSQAALIHDYDDVPNAEDRDGSRNQRNSNGVVGLSPERMSSEMASNSIASSSQEDGLNDLHDLKSSLASFPIKPLQALKKQGCFDIGEDDEDVNSPNRKGVNQSGSEPFVIKSSRAMEQDASRNEGENSGQSSSLLHQVIPEHKKFLSGPLIPDNALSPKKVTGNGDRDFPQPKFQSEHNYSGPLLYRQKRETNSPSPEDASEGAVVRRGRFKVTSAELSPKGPTNCILNPVTGGSTNPASLNLSPSAVLPSLQCILQQNTIQGEEIVRLIKHLEQTSGKASKLFCCMTTRNYLMLNLPSLPCTGKLGDFTEVGINDLLQIVHSSPREKELQFRVLQLQQSIGNLVEELQRQKMKNAQLEKQLNALANNKE
- the LOC107924299 gene encoding serine/threonine-protein kinase BLUS1 isoform X2; the encoded protein is MEHTLEKRYPVNPKDYKLYEEIGEGVSATVYRALCIPLNEIVAIKVLDLEKCNSDLDGIRREVQTMSLIDHPNLLWALCSFTTGHSLWIVMPYMAGGSCLHIMKSAYPEGFEEPVIATLLREVLKALVYLHAHGHIHRDVKAGNILIDSDGSVKLADFGVSASMFDAGDRQRSRNTFVGTPCWMAPEVMQQLHGYDFKADIWSFGITALELAHGHAPFSKYPPMKVLLMTLQNAPPGLDYERDKRFSKSFKEMVAACLVKDPKKRPTSDKLLKHQFFKNARSYDYLARTILDGFASLGERFRVLKTKEADLLVENKALYEDKEQLSQKEYIRGISAWNFNLEDLKSQAALIHDYDDVPNAEDRDGSRNQRNSNGVVGLSPERMSSEMASNSIASSSQEDGLNDLHDLKSSLASFPIKPLQALKGCFDIGEDDEDVNSPNRKGVNQSGSEPFVIKSSRAMEQDASRNEGENSGQSSSLLHQVIPEHKKFLSGPLIPDNALSPKKVTGNGDRDFPQPKFQSEHNYSGPLLYRQKRETNSPSPEDASEGAVVRRGRFKVTSAELSPKGPTNCILNPVTGGSTNPASLNLSPSAVLPSLQCILQQNTIQGEEIVRLIKHLEQTSGKASKLFCCMTTRNYLMLNLPSLPCTGKLGDFTEVGINDLLQIVHSSPREKELQFRVLQLQQSIGNLVEELQRQKMKNAQLEKQLNALANNKE
- the LOC107924299 gene encoding serine/threonine-protein kinase BLUS1 isoform X3; protein product: MEHTLEKRYPVNPKDYKLYEEIGEGVSATVYRALCIPLNEIVAIKVLDLEKCNSDLDGIRREVQTMSLIDHPNLLWALCSFTTGHSLWIVMPYMAGGSCLHIMKSAYPEGFEEPVIATLLREVLKALVYLHAHGHIHRDVKAGNILIDSDGSVKLADFGVSASMFDAGDRQRSRNTFVGTPCWMAPEVMQQLHGYDFKADIWSFGITALELAHGHAPFSKYPPMKVLLMTLQNAPPGLDYERDKRFSKSFKEMVAACLVKDPKKRPTSDKLLKHQFFKNARSYDYLARTILDGFASLGERFRVLKTKEADLLVENKALYEDKEQLSQKEYIRGISAWNFNLEDLKSQAALIHDYDDVPNAEDRDGSRNQRNSNGVVGLSPERMSSEMASNSIASSSQEDGLNDLHDLKSSLASFPIKPLQALKKQGCFDIGEDDEDVNSPNRKGVNQSGSEPFVIKSSRAMEQDASRNEGENSGQSSSLLHQVIPEHKKFLSGPLIPDNALSPKKVTGNGDRDFPQPKFQSEHNYSGPLLYRQKRETNSPSPEDASEGAVVRRGRFKVTSAELSPKGPTNCILNPVTGGSTNPASLNLSPSAVLPSLQCILQQNTIQGEEIVRLIKHLEQTSGKLGDFTEVGINDLLQIVHSSPREKELQFRVLQLQQSIGNLVEELQRQKMKNAQLEKQLNALANNKE
- the LOC107924299 gene encoding serine/threonine-protein kinase BLUS1 isoform X4 produces the protein MEHTLEKRYPVNPKDYKLYEEIGEGVSATVYRALCIPLNEIVAIKVLDLEKCNSDLDGIRREVQTMSLIDHPNLLWALCSFTTGHSLWIVMPYMAGGSCLHIMKSAYPEGFEEPVIATLLREVLKALVYLHAHGHIHRDVKAGNILIDSDGSVKLADFGVSASMFDAGDRQRSRNTFVGTPCWMAPEVMQQLHGYDFKADIWSFGITALELAHGHAPFSKYPPMKVLLMTLQNAPPGLDYERDKRFSKSFKEMVAACLVKDPKKRPTSDKLLKHQFFKNARSYDYLARTILDGFASLGERFRVLKTKEADLLVENKALYEDKEQLSQKEYIRGISAWNFNLEDLKSQAALIHDYDDVPNAEDRDGSRNQRNSNGVVGLSPERMSSEMASNSIASSSQEDGLNDLHDLKSSLASFPIKPLQALKGCFDIGEDDEDVNSPNRKGVNQSGSEPFVIKSSRAMEQDASRNEGENSGQSSSLLHQVIPEHKKFLSGPLIPDNALSPKKVTGNGDRDFPQPKFQSEHNYSGPLLYRQKRETNSPSPEDASEGAVVRRGRFKVTSAELSPKGPTNCILNPVTGGSTNPASLNLSPSAVLPSLQCILQQNTIQGEEIVRLIKHLEQTSGKLGDFTEVGINDLLQIVHSSPREKELQFRVLQLQQSIGNLVEELQRQKMKNAQLEKQLNALANNKE
- the LOC107924299 gene encoding serine/threonine-protein kinase BLUS1 isoform X5, whose product is MEHTLEKRYPVNPKDYKLYEEIGEGVSATVYRALCIPLNEIVAIKVLDLEKCNSDLDGIRREVQTMSLIDHPNLLWALCSFTTGHSLWIVMPYMAGGSCLHIMKSAYPEGFEEPVIATLLREVLKALVYLHAHGHIHRDVKAGNILIDSDGSVKLADFGVSASMFDAGDRQRSRNTFVGTPCWMAPEVMQQLHGYDFKADIWSFGITALELAHGHAPFSKYPPMKVLLMTLQNAPPGLDYERDKRFSKSFKEMVAACLVKDPKKRPTSDKLLKHQFFKNARSYDYLARTILDGFASLGERFRVLKTKEADLLVENKALYEDKEQLSQKEYIRGISAWNFNLEDLKSQAALIHDYDDVPNAEDRDGSRNQRNSNGVVGLSPERMSSEMASNSIASSSQEDGLNDLHDLKSSLASFPIKPLQALKKQGCFDIGEDDEDVNSPNRKGVNQSGSEPFVIKSSRAMEQDASRNEGENSGQSSSLLHQVIPEHKKFLSGPLIPDNALSPKKVTGNGDRDFPQPKFQSEHNYSGPLLYRQKRETNSPSPEDASEGAVVRRGRFKVTSAELSPKAMAL
- the LOC107924299 gene encoding serine/threonine-protein kinase BLUS1 isoform X6, which translates into the protein MEHTLEKRYPVNPKDYKLYEEIGEGVSATVYRALCIPLNEIVAIKVLDLEKCNSDLDGIRREVQTMSLIDHPNLLWALCSFTTGHSLWIVMPYMAGGSCLHIMKSAYPEGFEEPVIATLLREVLKALVYLHAHGHIHRDVKAGNILIDSDGSVKLADFGVSASMFDAGDRQRSRNTFVGTPCWMAPEVMQQLHGYDFKADIWSFGITALELAHGHAPFSKYPPMKVLLMTLQNAPPGLDYERDKRFSKSFKEMVAACLVKDPKKRPTSDKLLKHQFFKNARSYDYLARTILDGFASLGERFRVLKTKEADLLVENKALYEDKEQLSQKEYIRGISAWNFNLEDLKSQAALIHDYDDVPNAEDRDGSRNQRNSNGVVGLSPERMSSEMASNSIASSSQEDGLNDLHDLKSSLASFPIKPLQALKGCFDIGEDDEDVNSPNRKGVNQSGSEPFVIKSSRAMEQDASRNEGENSGQSSSLLHQVIPEHKKFLSGPLIPDNALSPKKVTGNGDRDFPQPKFQSEHNYSGPLLYRQKRETNSPSPEDASEGAVVRRGRFKVTSAELSPKAMAL